AGGGTTGTTCGGCGCCATAAGCCAGGGAATTTATGTATGCCTTGGGATTCTTGGTCTGCCGTGGTTTGCAGGCGCAAAAGGCGGGTTAAATATCATAGGCGACCCAACGATAGGGTATCTTATAGGGTTTATTTTCTCTGCTTTTATCATTGGCAAACTTACGGACAGAAAAATCGGGAACAGAAAATTCTTATCCCAGTTTGGTTTAATGATAATAGGTGTAATCATAATCTACGGTTTCGGAGCAATGGGGCTTGCAGTTGTTATTCATTCGGGATTGAAAGAAACACTGATAAAAGGAGTACTTCCTTTTATCGGAGTAGATTTAATTAAATCCTGTTTTGCGGCAGGAATTAGTTCAAGCATATTGCCTAAAGCTTCCTATAATGAAGAAGTAGACAAGGACCTATATTCTTCTAATAAATATTAACGACCTTGATACTATCAAATTAAGAGGACACCATCTCCTTTGTACTCAGGGGTTCCAAGGGTATGGTTACGACAAAAATTTTACGGATAATATGAAGCAGGTAGTAGATAGGTTAAACGCATCCGACAATTTGTGGATAAAGATAACGGATACCTGCGATGAAATTTGCGTTAAATGCCCCCACAGCAACGGAGAAGAATGCTCAAAAGACCACATAAAAACTATGGATTCAATCATTCTGAAAGAGCTAAATCTTACCCCGGGAGGTAGAGTAACGAAGGAAGAAGTTTTTACAACAATAAAACAACATTCACAAAAACTGAAAAAAGTTTGTAAGAATTGTGAATGGCAACAAGTGTGTTTGTTTTTCACCAACAAAAAGGAGGAAGGGGAAAAATGAAAAGATGTTTTTGTGCCGCTATATTGGCGGTATTAGTTTGTGGCTGCGCAAGTACTTATATGACTGCCGGCAAAGTATATGTCCAGAAAGAAGAGTACGAGAAAGCCATAGAACAGTTCAATATTCAGCTGGAGCAAAACCCTAATGATGGAGATGCATTATGGTGGATTGGCTCTGTTTATTCATATAAAAAAGATTTTGAAAAAGCTTGTGGGTATTTTGACAAGCTAAGAGAAACTTCTCCTGAAAAGGCAGAGTTAACAAAAGAGAAATATTTTTTATGGACTGTTTATTATAATGCAGGACTTGATGCATTAAAAAAAGAAGATTTTGAAATCGCCAAAAAAAGATTTGGGACGGCAACATTAGTTGAACCGGATTCTATCCTTGCATATGTAAATTTAGCACAAACATACTTAAAAACAGGGAAAGAGGATTCTATGGTCCTTTGTTATGAAAAAGCAAGTAAGGTCGCACCTAAGAACCCCGATATATGTATGGACCTCGCCGCATACTATTCTAAAGAAAAAAAATATGATCAAGCTATGGAACAACTCAAAAAAGCATTAGAACTAAGTCCTAAAAATGCGGAACTGCTATATCGTTTAGGCGTCATCTATTACTTAAAAGAAGACTATTCAAATTCAGAAAGTTTATTCAATGAAACAATTAAACAGGATTCTACTTACTCGGATGCATACTTTAATCTTAGCGCTTCTTTAGTTAAAGAGAAAAAATTCAAACCGGCAACAGATGTGCTGCAAAAATACTTAGTCTCTAAACCCAAAGATACCGAAGCTTTATCCAATTTAGGAGATTTATATCTTTTAAACCAGGAATATAAACTTGCAGTTGATACATATACAAAACTTATTGAAATAGACTCTTCCAACCCGCAGTATTATGAAAACAGAGCAAACGCTTATTGGAAAATGGGCGACAAAGAAAAGAATAGCGCTGATATGAAAAAAGCTCAGGAATTACAGAAGAAATAAATCTTGCGGAAAAGCAAAAGAGCTAAATAAAACTTATATTGTTTTATTTAGCTCTTTTTTTTATTTCACAAATATTTTTTCGATATCTTTCAATTCAAACATTACAACAGGATTCCTTATCTTCCAGTCTTCCAGCACTTGAGGATGAATTTCACCAACAATACCAATGATTTTATTATTTACTAATATATTTGCTGCCCTGCCTTTAATAAATGAAGGATGTTCAATTTTTTGTAGATTGCTAACATATGCCCCGTTCTCACTTTGTTTTGAGTCAGGAATAGAATAATATAGTAATATATCCAGAACACTATGTAAGTCGGAGAAACTTGCCTCCGGGTACGATATCAAAGCAGTAAGGTTAACGATAGTTCTGGTTCCATAATCCACGGTTGAATCCGAAACTACTACTTCCCCTATTTCAAATATTTTATGCGGATAAACAGATTTAGAGGATATGGACTCGACGGACAAAAGGGAAGGGATAATAGAATTTCGCAAGACAGAATAAGTATCGGAAACCGGGTTTTCTATTTCAATTATGGATTCTAAAGGTTCCACGTTTCCCAACATTTGATTTTTTGAAGTAAGTATATTTGAGACTATTTCTTCAAACCCGGCACCAATCATAAGTTTTCTTAATTTCTGTATAACCGGGTCTATAAGGGTAGTTTTTCCCACAGTAAATTCATTTAACTCTTCCGGTTCAAAATTGTTGTATCCATATCTGATTGCAAAATCTTCTATTACATCAACGGAATGCATTATGTCACGACGATATGACGGAGGCTTTATTCTAAATTGCTCGCCGGATATTTCTACCTCATATCCACTTTTGCTTAATTCTTCCGTAATTTTTATTGCGTCTAACTGCAGTCCTAATAACTTTTCAAAATCGGTTTTATTAATTTTTATTTCTTCTTTAAATTCACACGGGGAAACAACATTTTTGCCGAATATTGTATCATATGGGTATTTCACTTCTACCGGGATAATTTCCGCACCCCTGTCTTTTAAGTTTTGGGCAATAATATTTACGATAAGTAATACCTGCTCAATATTGTTACCCGTAACGTCACAAAACAAATTTACATTTCCTGCCTGAACCTTGCCAACAGAGTTAGAATTTATAATTGGCGGGAAAGATAAAACATTCCCCTTGCTATCTTCCAATAATGGATATTTAGAAAAGTCTTTTAAAATATACGCATACTCTTTACCTTTCGGGTGAAGCTCCAATATCTCTTTTAAAGTAAGTTCGCTGTCAAATTCAAGAGGAACAAACTTTCTTTCTTCAGGAGCAACCGCTTTATAAGAAACAGGGAATATTATTTCTTCGGCATTATAAATACCTATGGAAATATTTTTTCTGTTCCGTCCATAATTATCTGCAAGTTTTTCCTGCGTCTGTATAAGTTGAGCCAATCCACCTTCCGTAAGAGATAATCCTTTTACTAAAAACCCCCCGATATATGGTCTTACATTCTGAATCTGCTCATCTACTACTATCTGATATTTAGTCTTTCCGTGTTCTTCCGTGTCAACATCCGCGTTCTTCCGTATTTTTTCGTTCTTAATCTCCCTTGCGATTCCTTCAACGCACAGCAAATCCGGTCTATTGGTATCATCCAGATCTATTTTTAATTCGTCACCGTTGGTCTCTTTTAATTCTCCTTTAACCGAATGTAATAACATTCCTAATTCGTCAACGGATAAAGTCTTTTTCAGTAACGACTCTAAATCTTTTTTTGAAATAGTAATGCCTGCCATTTATGTATTTACATACCTCATTGTCTCTAAATCTCTTGAAAAGAAATCCCTGATATCATTAATTTTTAAAGCCATCATTGCCATTCTATCAAGCCCTAATCCCCAAGCAATTACCGGAACTTTAACACCAAGAGGTCCGGTAACTTCGGGTCTAAATATTCCTGCGCCTCCAAGTTCCACCCATCCAAGTGTAGGATGTTTTGCATATAAAGAAGCCGACGGTTCCGTGAACGGAAAATAGCTTGGAGTAAATTTGACTTCTTTTGCGCAGGCAAGTTCGCTTGCAAATAATTTTAATAATCCAAGTAATCCCCTGAAATTAATTGATTCGCTCACTACGATGCCATCCAGTTGTAAAAAATCGGGTGCGTGTGTAGAATCTACGGCATCAGGCCTAAAACACCTTGCAATCGTAAAATATTTCCCCGACGGTTCGGGATGTTCTGCAAGAGCGCGGGCAGACATTACAGTCCCCTGACTCCGTAAAATCAGCCGTTTGGTTTGTTGATTGTCAAATTCATAACCCCATCCTTTTGAACCTGTTCCACCGCCATTTTTATGAACTTTTGATACGTTATTTATAAACTTTTCTTCTTCTTTTATCGTTTTTGCATAAGCAGGAGATTTCAAAAAATATACTCCATGAACATCACGGGCAGGATGAGATTGCGGCATATAAAGAGCATCCAGATTCCAGAATTCCGTTTCCACAATTCCTCCTCTGGTTTCACAAAACCCCATAGATACAAGTTTTGCCCTTACTTCGTTAATAAACTCCGCATACGGATGAGGTCTGCCGATTAATATTCGTCTTGGCTTAATATCGAAACTAAATTCCCTGAAATGTTTTGTCCGCCAAGAACCATCTTTAAGCATTTCAGGCGTAAGCTGGGTAATTTCATCCGTAGAAAAATCTTTTTTCTGCACGGCTTCCCAGACTTTTTTACCTTGTTCGGTCAATTTTATAAGATATGTAGTTTCTTTCGTGAGGTCAAAAACATTTCTTGTTTTGCCGCGTTCTTTATAGCGTTCATTTACAAGGGATTTTTTTAACTCATCCAACTCATCAAATAAAATACTACTGTCGGCATCTTTTATCAATTTTTGTAAGACTTCT
Above is a genomic segment from bacterium containing:
- the pheT gene encoding phenylalanine--tRNA ligase subunit beta, whose product is MAGITISKKDLESLLKKTLSVDELGMLLHSVKGELKETNGDELKIDLDDTNRPDLLCVEGIAREIKNEKIRKNADVDTEEHGKTKYQIVVDEQIQNVRPYIGGFLVKGLSLTEGGLAQLIQTQEKLADNYGRNRKNISIGIYNAEEIIFPVSYKAVAPEERKFVPLEFDSELTLKEILELHPKGKEYAYILKDFSKYPLLEDSKGNVLSFPPIINSNSVGKVQAGNVNLFCDVTGNNIEQVLLIVNIIAQNLKDRGAEIIPVEVKYPYDTIFGKNVVSPCEFKEEIKINKTDFEKLLGLQLDAIKITEELSKSGYEVEISGEQFRIKPPSYRRDIMHSVDVIEDFAIRYGYNNFEPEELNEFTVGKTTLIDPVIQKLRKLMIGAGFEEIVSNILTSKNQMLGNVEPLESIIEIENPVSDTYSVLRNSIIPSLLSVESISSKSVYPHKIFEIGEVVVSDSTVDYGTRTIVNLTALISYPEASFSDLHSVLDILLYYSIPDSKQSENGAYVSNLQKIEHPSFIKGRAANILVNNKIIGIVGEIHPQVLEDWKIRNPVVMFELKDIEKIFVK
- a CDS encoding tetratricopeptide repeat protein, encoding MKRCFCAAILAVLVCGCASTYMTAGKVYVQKEEYEKAIEQFNIQLEQNPNDGDALWWIGSVYSYKKDFEKACGYFDKLRETSPEKAELTKEKYFLWTVYYNAGLDALKKEDFEIAKKRFGTATLVEPDSILAYVNLAQTYLKTGKEDSMVLCYEKASKVAPKNPDICMDLAAYYSKEKKYDQAMEQLKKALELSPKNAELLYRLGVIYYLKEDYSNSESLFNETIKQDSTYSDAYFNLSASLVKEKKFKPATDVLQKYLVSKPKDTEALSNLGDLYLLNQEYKLAVDTYTKLIEIDSSNPQYYENRANAYWKMGDKEKNSADMKKAQELQKK
- a CDS encoding phenylalanine--tRNA ligase subunit alpha; the encoded protein is MIEDISNELHPLEIKLLKENIKSVDEETCITSENQGPANWLQLKQIIEVTPQVKTTVHLTELGKKYLEGTPEKKVIDCIKERQSIKITDIDFLDVEEKKDAIKFLKSYDIIEIQAGGILVLKESLNLEKIEVLQKLIKDADSSILFDELDELKKSLVNERYKERGKTRNVFDLTKETTYLIKLTEQGKKVWEAVQKKDFSTDEITQLTPEMLKDGSWRTKHFREFSFDIKPRRILIGRPHPYAEFINEVRAKLVSMGFCETRGGIVETEFWNLDALYMPQSHPARDVHGVYFLKSPAYAKTIKEEEKFINNVSKVHKNGGGTGSKGWGYEFDNQQTKRLILRSQGTVMSARALAEHPEPSGKYFTIARCFRPDAVDSTHAPDFLQLDGIVVSESINFRGLLGLLKLFASELACAKEVKFTPSYFPFTEPSASLYAKHPTLGWVELGGAGIFRPEVTGPLGVKVPVIAWGLGLDRMAMMALKINDIRDFFSRDLETMRYVNT
- a CDS encoding DUF1284 domain-containing protein, whose amino-acid sequence is MKLRGHHLLCTQGFQGYGYDKNFTDNMKQVVDRLNASDNLWIKITDTCDEICVKCPHSNGEECSKDHIKTMDSIILKELNLTPGGRVTKEEVFTTIKQHSQKLKKVCKNCEWQQVCLFFTNKKEEGEK
- a CDS encoding biotin transporter BioY, with translation MENVLLGKWLQVRYAFFHWRQELSSTKKLFLALSMAGVTGLMAQIYIPLPFTPVPITGQVFGALLSGVICGGLFGAISQGIYVCLGILGLPWFAGAKGGLNIIGDPTIGYLIGFIFSAFIIGKLTDRKIGNRKFLSQFGLMIIGVIIIYGFGAMGLAVVIHSGLKETLIKGVLPFIGVDLIKSCFAAGISSSILPKASYNEEVDKDLYSSNKY